The Medicago truncatula cultivar Jemalong A17 chromosome 4, MtrunA17r5.0-ANR, whole genome shotgun sequence genome includes a region encoding these proteins:
- the LOC25492632 gene encoding beta-glucosidase 13 isoform X1: protein MAFNGHQYLLYFSVLNFIISSFVPIMAASVTPTPLVDRTSLNRSSFPKGFIFGTASSSYQYEGAANEGGRGQSIWDKYVHEHPEKILDGSNGDVAVDQYHRYKEDVAIMKYMNTDAYRFSISWPRILPKGKVSEGINQEGIKYYNNLINELLDNGLVPFVTLFHWDLPQVLQDEYSGFLSPNIINDFQDYAELCFKEFGDRVKHWITFNEPHSYSLGSEPYIVSHNQLLAHAAAVKLYRTNHQASQNGSIGITLNCHWFLPFSNDTLDHQASERALDFMFGWYNVAFIPNCSQNHRSRHTCAHNLKSYLYACLYYTRLVCRFMQPLTTGEYPSSMVSYVGNRLPKFTREQSKILIGSFDFIGINYYTSNYAANIPQSNNDTGTPGYFKDTHVNLTTERNGIPIGPRAASPWLFVYPRGIQELLLYTKTKYNNPVIYITENGMDELNDPTLSLEEALMDTYRIDYFYRHLYYISSAIKHGVKVQGYFAWSLLDNFEWLAGYRRRFGINFVDYKDNLKRHQKLSAHWFRNFLKKK, encoded by the exons ATGGCATTCAATGGCCATCAATATCTCCTCTACTTCAGTGTCTTGAATTTTATCATTAGCTCCTTTGTTCCAATAATGGCAGCATCTGTTACTCCTACACCACTTGTTGATCGTACTTCTCTAAACCGTAGTAGTTTTCCAAAAGGTTTCATATTTGGTACTGCCTCATCCTCTTACCAG TATGAAGGTGCTGCAAATGAAGGTGGAAGAGGACAAAGTATATGGGATAAATATGTTCATGAACATCCAG aaaaaatattggACGGAAGCAATGGAGATGTAGCTGTTGATCAGTATCATCGTTATAAG GAGGATGTTGCAATCATGAAGTATATGAATACAGATGCATACAGATTCTCCATCTCTTGGCCAAGAATATTGCCAA AAGGAAAAGTAAGTGAAGGTATAAACCAAGAAGGAATCAAATATTACAACAACCTGATCAATGAACTACTTGATAATG GTCTGGTACCATTTGTGACCCTTTTCCATTGGGATCTTCCCCAAGTTTTACAAGACGAGTACAGCGGTTTCTTAAGCCCTAATATTAT AAATGATTTTCAAGACTATGCAGAGCTATGCTTCAAGGAATTCGGAGATAGAGTGAAGCATTGGATTACCTTCAATGAGCCACACTCTTACAGTTTGGGTTCAGAACCTTACATCGTCTCACACAACCAACTCCTTGCTCATGCAGCTGCTGTCAAACTTTATAGAACCAATCATCAG GCTTCTCAAAATGGTTCAATAGGCATCACCTTAAATTGTCACTGGTTTTTGCCGTTCTCAAATGACACGTTAGATCATCAAGCTTCCGAACGTGCTCTTGATTTCATGTTTGGATGGTATAATGTTGCATTTATTCCCAATTGTTCGCAAAATCATCGATCACGACATACTTGCGCCCATAATCTAAAATCTTATTTATATGCATGTTTATATTATACAAGACTTGTTTGTAGGTTTATGCAGCCACTGACAACAGGAGAGTATCCATCAAGCATGGTGTCTTATGTGGGAAATCGTTTACCAAAGTTCACCAGAGAGCAATCTAAGATTCTTATTggctcatttgattttattggaATCAATTACTACACCTCCAATTATGCTGCTAATATACCACAATCAAATAATGACACAGGCACACCTGGATATTTCAAGGATACTCATGTCAATTTAACAA CTGAGCGTAACGGGATACCAATTGGACCAAGG GCTGCTTCACCTTGGCTATTTGTTTATCCAAGGGGGATTCAAGAACTACTGTTGTACACAAAGACAAAGTATAACAACCCTGTGATTTACATAACCGAAAATG gtATGGACGAGTTAAATGATCCAACGCTATCACTTGAAGAGGCGCTCATGGATACTTACAGAATCGATTACTTTTATCGAcatctttattatatttcatcTGCAATCAA GCATGGTGTGAAAGTACAAGGATATTTTGCATGGTCACTTTTAGACAACTTTGAATGGCTGGCCGGATACAGAAGACGTTTTGGAATTAACTTTGTAGATTACAAAGATAATCTTAAAAGACACCAAAAGCTTTCTGCCCATTGGTTTAGgaattttcttaaaaagaagTAG
- the LOC25492632 gene encoding beta-glucosidase 12 isoform X2, producing MAFNGHQYLLYFSVLNFIISSFVPIMAASVTPTPLVDRTSLNRSSFPKGFIFGTASSSYQYEGAANEGGRGQSIWDKYVHEHPEKILDGSNGDVAVDQYHRYKEDVAIMKYMNTDAYRFSISWPRILPKGKVSEGINQEGIKYYNNLINELLDNGLVPFVTLFHWDLPQVLQDEYSGFLSPNIINDFQDYAELCFKEFGDRVKHWITFNEPHSYSLGSEPYIVSHNQLLAHAAAVKLYRTNHQASQNGSIGITLNCHWFLPFSNDTLDHQASERALDFMFGWFMQPLTTGEYPSSMVSYVGNRLPKFTREQSKILIGSFDFIGINYYTSNYAANIPQSNNDTGTPGYFKDTHVNLTTERNGIPIGPRAASPWLFVYPRGIQELLLYTKTKYNNPVIYITENGMDELNDPTLSLEEALMDTYRIDYFYRHLYYISSAIKHGVKVQGYFAWSLLDNFEWLAGYRRRFGINFVDYKDNLKRHQKLSAHWFRNFLKKK from the exons ATGGCATTCAATGGCCATCAATATCTCCTCTACTTCAGTGTCTTGAATTTTATCATTAGCTCCTTTGTTCCAATAATGGCAGCATCTGTTACTCCTACACCACTTGTTGATCGTACTTCTCTAAACCGTAGTAGTTTTCCAAAAGGTTTCATATTTGGTACTGCCTCATCCTCTTACCAG TATGAAGGTGCTGCAAATGAAGGTGGAAGAGGACAAAGTATATGGGATAAATATGTTCATGAACATCCAG aaaaaatattggACGGAAGCAATGGAGATGTAGCTGTTGATCAGTATCATCGTTATAAG GAGGATGTTGCAATCATGAAGTATATGAATACAGATGCATACAGATTCTCCATCTCTTGGCCAAGAATATTGCCAA AAGGAAAAGTAAGTGAAGGTATAAACCAAGAAGGAATCAAATATTACAACAACCTGATCAATGAACTACTTGATAATG GTCTGGTACCATTTGTGACCCTTTTCCATTGGGATCTTCCCCAAGTTTTACAAGACGAGTACAGCGGTTTCTTAAGCCCTAATATTAT AAATGATTTTCAAGACTATGCAGAGCTATGCTTCAAGGAATTCGGAGATAGAGTGAAGCATTGGATTACCTTCAATGAGCCACACTCTTACAGTTTGGGTTCAGAACCTTACATCGTCTCACACAACCAACTCCTTGCTCATGCAGCTGCTGTCAAACTTTATAGAACCAATCATCAG GCTTCTCAAAATGGTTCAATAGGCATCACCTTAAATTGTCACTGGTTTTTGCCGTTCTCAAATGACACGTTAGATCATCAAGCTTCCGAACGTGCTCTTGATTTCATGTTTGGATG GTTTATGCAGCCACTGACAACAGGAGAGTATCCATCAAGCATGGTGTCTTATGTGGGAAATCGTTTACCAAAGTTCACCAGAGAGCAATCTAAGATTCTTATTggctcatttgattttattggaATCAATTACTACACCTCCAATTATGCTGCTAATATACCACAATCAAATAATGACACAGGCACACCTGGATATTTCAAGGATACTCATGTCAATTTAACAA CTGAGCGTAACGGGATACCAATTGGACCAAGG GCTGCTTCACCTTGGCTATTTGTTTATCCAAGGGGGATTCAAGAACTACTGTTGTACACAAAGACAAAGTATAACAACCCTGTGATTTACATAACCGAAAATG gtATGGACGAGTTAAATGATCCAACGCTATCACTTGAAGAGGCGCTCATGGATACTTACAGAATCGATTACTTTTATCGAcatctttattatatttcatcTGCAATCAA GCATGGTGTGAAAGTACAAGGATATTTTGCATGGTCACTTTTAGACAACTTTGAATGGCTGGCCGGATACAGAAGACGTTTTGGAATTAACTTTGTAGATTACAAAGATAATCTTAAAAGACACCAAAAGCTTTCTGCCCATTGGTTTAGgaattttcttaaaaagaagTAG